In a genomic window of Lepisosteus oculatus isolate fLepOcu1 chromosome 3, fLepOcu1.hap2, whole genome shotgun sequence:
- the LOC138216032 gene encoding WD repeat-containing protein 87-like gives MKRIVPEWKSLFPQIKQKIQASRARDTSGWPDEEEEEEAVFLDASPAMTFRGSCAPGYLRCLAVHSSSYSRVAVGFLWGHALEQHRMEAWVETEEREMSRFGSFPLEGGYLVERLLFVPGQRLFVGYCSDVALRLYGDLKQQVGLLQRAACPGSVTSMHYSQETGEVVTGGVGLIAFWGFWPRPQQPIGVTRLLDWSCCSLRRDTFVRGLATEGQSLSLFALCGAAVRAFDCLTKQETRAFAGASRGTLLCCAPCAAQRHLYTGDSAGCVQVWSWDTRGLLQEFRAHARAVTGLLLPPAAGTCLTASADGWVREWSRAGELLRQLLAEPAGVAQMLPLGEDRFVCASPCAFSVWSLPGICRLFNATGCPLRRISRVQCGPGRARLLAVTQDGGIRLLCPVTGQMVLLSWPFLLLEEALDYAYDPGREELFVATGSADVLVLDTTRCPCPAKHFLSTSGEREDGVLCLEAVTSPGEPCLVLGGHRNGRVSLLSPPRRHALARKAHDGAVVQMSSLPGGRQAQLCCYGTDHLLSLWRVRWGRRRADLLPLARIRCSRPLLYTRLLPGQVCAVTRDHALLFLGPTGRAVEPERAGAPPIASLDYCAALGLVVTAGPEGTVELWDSAATLLAEITLGARLSQVCFANPRGDLLANVNGNTYLLPSLRFLPPRYLGALLGQEGQDDAVEDPLPFRPVPLEDAQVTVLPRYHLESLGGDAAPRPGAEPAPVGPGISSKPERPRKRSRISLQRQKEAQASPKTGTAREPDSRPGVVPEPAGQAPVGEEAVLGSIVLPTSQPQPQTPCMTPVLPEWPIAPDGFIPNSVIRGWGRRDGDTPDPDREESRSFLRHLQDLRETRSESSDTLLLGDSKRKRREQALKGRKGARPGPGIEVQGLELELPVEEDLLTQIANSPWLSTKPQVIDLESVVGALLRCMAQSCVSVYQRCASALLRLCQAYAIPPHLRDRVQASLLGHTQPEEPDWRRLEGWRSLDLLSLLSASVLPHQARALLDPQAAVRALVRQLLSKAAMISEKAVLLRRLETMRTALPPFPSQLLQQVQDNLTEQLELAVPQDAGLAPSERAASPTDAPDRTSSRILSGIMGHEGKQASREAGRSSEILERAGGGVEPRRMLL, from the exons ATGAAGAGAATCGTCCCCGAGTGGAAATCGCTCTTTCCGCAGATAAAACAGAAGATACAGGCGTCTCGG GCGCGCGACACCTCGGGGTGGccggacgaggaggaggaggaggaggcggtGTTCCTGGACGCCAGCCCGGCGATGACGTTCCGCGGCAGCTGCGCCCCGGGCTACCTGCGCTGCCTGGCCGTGCACAGCTCCAGCTACAGCCGCGTGGCCGTGGGCTTCCTGTGGGGGCACGCGCTGGAGCAGCACCGG ATGGAGGCCTGGGTGGAGACCGAGGAGAGGGAGATGTCGCGGTTCGGCAGCTTCCCGCTGGAGGGGGGCTACCTGGTGGAGCGGCTGCTGTTCGTGCCCGGCCAGCGGCTGTTCGTGGGGTACTGCAGCGACGTGGCGCTGCGCCTGTACGGAGACCTCAAGCAGCAGGTGGGGCTCCTGCAGCGGGCGGCCTGCCCTGGCTCCGTCACCAGCATGCACTACAGCCAGGAGACGGGCGAGGTCGTCACCGGCGGCGTGGGGCTCATCGCCTTCTGGGGCTTCTGGCCCCGCCCGCAGCAGCCGATCGGGGTGACGCGCCTGCTGGACTGGAGCTGCTGCTCCCTGCGGCGGGACACCTTCGTCCGCGGCCTGGCCACCGAGGGGCAGTCTCTCTCGCTGTTCGCCCTCTGCGGCGCCGCCGTCCGGGCCTTCGACTGCCTCACCAAGCAGGAGACGCGGGCCTTCGCGGGCGCCAGCCGCGGCACCCTGCTGTGCTGCGCCCCCTGCGCAGCCCAGCGGCACCTGTACACCGGGGACTCGGCCGGCTGCGTGCAGGTGTGGAGCTGGGACACGCGCGGCCTGCTGCAGGAGTTCCGCGCGCACGCCCGCGCCGTGACCGGCCTGCTGCTGCCCCCCGCCGCCGGCACCTGCCTCACGGCCTCGGCGGACGGCTGGGTCAGGGAGTGGAGCCGCGCCGGCGAGCTGCTGCGCCAGCTGCTGGCCGAGCCGGCCGGCGTGGCGCAGATGCTGCCCCTGGGCGAGGACCGCTTCGTGTGCGCCTCCCCCTGCGCCTTCTCCGTCTGGAGCCTGCCGGGCATCTGCCGCCTCTTCAACGCCACCGGCTGCCCGCTGCGGCGGATCTCCCGGGTGCAGTGCGGGCCGGGGCGCGCCCGGCTGCTGGCGGTCACCCAGGACGGCGGCATCCGGCTCCTGTGCCCCGTCACCGGGCAGATGGTCCTCCTCTCCTGGCCCTtcctgctgctggaggaggccCTGGACTACGCCTACGACCCCGGTCGGGAAGAGCTGTTCGTGGCGACGGGCTCGGCCGACGTCCTGGTGCTGGACACCACGAGGTGCCCGTGCCCGGCCAAGCACTTCCTGTCCACGTCCGGGGAGCGCGAGGACGGGGTGCTGTGCCTGGAGGCGGTGACCTCGCCCGGCGAGCCCTGCCTGGTCCTCGGCGGGCACAGGAACGGCAGGGTCTCGCTGCTGTCGCCCCCCCGGCGCCACGCCCTGGCGCGGAAGGCCCACGACGGCGCCGTGGTGCAGATGAGCAGCCTGCCGGGGGGGCGGCAGGCCCAGCTGTGCTGCTACGGCACGGACCACCTGCTCAGCCTGTGGCGGGTCCGCTGGGGGCGGCGCCGCGCGGACCTCCTCCCGCTGGCGCGGATCCGCTGCTCGCGCCCGCTCCTCTACACCCGGCTGCTGCCGGGGCAGGTCTGCGCGGTGACCCGCGACCACGCCCTGCTGTTCCTCGGGCCGACGGGCCGGGCCGTGGAGCCGGAGCGGGCCGGCGCCCCCCCGATCGCCTCGCTGGACTACTGTGCGGCCCTGGGGCTGGTGGTGACGGCGGGGCCGGAGGGCACCGTCGAGCTGTGGGACTCGGCCGCCACCCTCCTGGCCGAAATCACCCTGGGGGCGCGGCTGAGCCAGGTGTGCTTTGCCAACCCCAGGGGCGACCTGCTGGCCAACGTCAACGGCAACACCTACCTCCTCCCCAGCCTCCGCTTCCTGCCCCCCCGCTACCTGGGCGCCCTGCTGGGGCAGGAGGGGCAGGACGACGCCGTGGAAGACCCCCTGCCCTTCCGCCCCGTCCCCCTTGAGGACGCCCAGGTGACCGTCCTGCCCAGGTACCACCTCGAATCCCTGGGGGGCGACGCGGCGCCCCGGCCCGGTGCGGAGCCGGCGCCTGTCGGCCCtggcatcagcagcaagccggAAAGGCCCCGGAAGAGATCCAGGATCAGCCTGCAGAGGCAGAAGGAAGCGCAGGCGTCGCCGAAGACTGGCACTGCCCGGGAGCCGGACTCCAGACCAG GAGTCGTCCCAGAGCCAGCTGGGCAGGCCCCGGTCGGGGAGGAGGCTGTACTGGGGAGCATCGTGCTGCCAACCAGCCAACCCCAGCCCCAGACTCCCTGCATGACCCCCGTTCTCCCAGAATGGCCCATCGCCCCAGATGGCTTCATCCCCAACTCGGTGATCCGGGGCTGGGGCCGTCGAGACGGGGACACCCCTGACCCGGACAGGGAGGAGTCCAGGTCCTTCCTCAGGCACCTGCAGGATCTCCGGGAGACCCGCTCTGAGTCCTCGGACACCCTGCTCCTGGGTGACagcaagaggaagaggagagagcaggCTCTGAAGGGGAGGAAGGGCGCCAGGCCAGGCCCGGGGATCGAGGTCCAGGGACTGGAACTGGAGCTTCCAGTGGAGGAAGACCTGCTGACTCAGATCGCCAACAGTCCCTGGCTGTCCACGAAGCCCCAGGTGATCGATCTGGAGAGCGTCGTCGGCGCTCTGCTGCGCTGCATGGCTCAGTCCTGCGTCTCCGTGTACCAGAGGTGCGCCTCGGCCCTGCTGAGGCTCTGCCAGGCCTACGCCATCCCCCCGCACCTGCGGGACCGCGTGCAGGCCAGCCTGCTGGGCCACACCCAGCCGGAGGAGCCCGACTGGCGGCGCCTGGAGGGCTGGAGGAGCCTGGACCTGCTCTCCTTGCTCTCCGCCAGCGTCCTGCCTCACCAGGCCCGGGCCCTGCTGGACCCCCAGGCGGCCGTGCGCGCGCTGGTCAGGCAGCTCCTGAGCAAGGCGGCCATGATCTCAGAGAAGGCCGTGCTGCTGAGGAGGCTGGAGACCATGCGGACTGCGCT ACCCCCGTTCCCCTCCCAGCTGCTGCAGCAGGTCCAGGACAACCTGACGGAGCAGCTGGAGCTGGCAGTGCCCCAGGACGCTGGCCTCGCGCCCTCGGAGCGGGCAGCCTCACCCACAGATGCCCCGGATCGGACCTCCAGCCGAATCCTCTCAG GCATCATGGGACACGAGGGCAAGCAGGCAAGCCGAGAGGCGGGCAGAAGCAGTGAGATTCTGGAGAGGGCAGGGGGCGGTGTTGAGCCCCGCCGCATGTTGCTATGA
- the LOC102695837 gene encoding uncharacterized protein: MGCIHKPVNLCAHLTVDIPGDTTSVPREEQGRADSGAGWKAAPQPVRTAPRGRAVTKDDTSTRVKSPARTQRRGRRREEGVREARAGPAPLPCQGGLGDDPTALRVYVTRVRSRRRRALPSPREEGEEEEGGRVKAAPPPTPCDAAWPQGSRAGPSCLRWGGQEGDPETWRDSLYKLISRYGFRSPKVQKGAGWSLDSVPTVSRAPPRPPPLRPPAQDPTPGQRVLWKVGLRDPRERPPARFQHELPLPWRLSVLTLDPEGESDYGRLELDWASGQGGALQDLPPLRLPPLTPAPRRAAR; this comes from the exons ATGGGCTGCATTCACAAACCCGTGAATCTCTGTGCTCATCTTACAGTGGACATCCCCGGAGACACGACGAGCGTCCCCAGAGAGGAGCAAG GACGAGCAGACTCGGGCGCAGGCTGGAAGGCTGCCCCACAGCCAGTCCGGACGGCACCCAGGGGCCGGGCAGTGACTAAAGATGACACCTCGACTCGGGTTAAGAGTCCTGCCCGCACCCAGAGGCGCGGGCGCAGGAGGGAGGAGGGCGTCCGGGAGGCTCGTGCTGGGCCGGCCCCCCTGCCCTGCCAGGGCGGCCTGGGCGACGACCCCACGGCGCTGCGCGTCTACGTCACCAGGGTGCGGTCCCGGCGGCGGCGGGCCCTGCCGTCCCCGCGGGAGGAgggcgaggaagaggagggcggGAGGGTGAAGGCTGCCCCGCCGCCCACCCCGTGCGATGCAGCCTGGCCCCAGGGCAGCCGGGCCGGACCCTCGTGTCTCAGGTGGGGGGGTCAGGAGGGGGACCCCGAGACCTGGAGGGACAGCTTGTACAAACTCATCTCCCGCTACGGCTTCCGCTCCCCGaaagtgcagaaaggggcaGGCTGGTCTTTGGACTCGGTGCCCACAGTCTCCCGCGCCCCCCCAAGGCCGCCCCCTCTCCGGCCGCCAGCTCAGGACCCCACGCCGGGGCAGAGGGTGCTGTGGAAGGTGGGCCTGCGAGACCCCCGGGAGAGACCCCCGGCCCGCTTCCAGCACGAGCTGCCCCTGCCCTGGCGCCTCAGCGTCCTCACCCTGGACCCCGAGGGGGAGAGCGACTACGGCCGCCTGGAGCTGGACTGGGCGAGCGGGCAGGGCGGGGCGCTGCAGGACCTGCCCCCGCTGCGGCTGCCCCCCCTCACGCCCGCGCCGCGCCGCGCCGCGCGGTAG